A stretch of Miscanthus floridulus cultivar M001 chromosome 13, ASM1932011v1, whole genome shotgun sequence DNA encodes these proteins:
- the LOC136500635 gene encoding autophagy-related protein 8C, whose product MARSSFKLEHPLERRQAEANRIREKYPDRIPVIVEKAERSDIPDIDKKKYLVPADLTVGQFVYVVRKRIKLSAEKAIFIFVKNTLPPTAALMSAIYEENKDEDGFLYMTYSGENTFGLL is encoded by the exons ATGGCGAGGAGCTCGTTCAAGCTGGAGCACCCCCTCG AAAGGAGGCAAGCTGAGGCTAACCGCATCAGGGAGAAGTACCCTGATAGAATCCCT GTCATTGTTGAGAAGGCCGAGAGGAGTGACATCCCAGACATTGACAAGAAAAA GTACCTTGTTCCTGCCGACCTCACAGTTGGACAGTTTGTGTATGTGGTACGGAAGCGCATCAAGCTCAGCGCTGAGAAGGCAATCTTCATCTTCGTGAAGAACACCCTCCCACCAACAG CTGCTCTGATGTCGGCCATCTACGAGGAGAACAAGGACGAGGACGGCTTCCTCTACATGACCTACAGCGGCGAGAACACCTTCGGGCTGCTCTGA
- the LOC136499624 gene encoding uncharacterized protein — MSLPLPTVTTQPAVTPTAPPSSMNSAISDAMVSSGAPLTLHVLASVVVDIQREMREMRAAWNGLVQQPQPPLFPAPPHLPPPTSSTPTPSAPVVSYPYGMPHSGSSVPLHQLQWPNSPSSLPAWLQAQMAASAPIYSTAVSSTPATPAPSSTIAASSLPPTGDIFYGGVDGPLFQGAPPPSAGQYTGMVDPGLAAALALGGAHAGPKFYKLEFPTFDGSVDPLN; from the coding sequence ATGTCGCTTCCCTTGCCTACAGTCACCACGCAGCCGGCCGTCACCCCCACCGCGCCGCCGTCCTCCATGAACTCTGCGATCTCCGATGCAATGGTTTCCTCCGGGGCGCCCCTCACGCTGCATGTGTTGGCCTCCGTCGTCGTCGACATCCAGCGCGAGATGCGGGAGATGAGGGCTGCCTGGAACGGGCTCGTCCAGCAACCGCAGCCGCCGCTGTTCCCGGCGCCTCCCCATCTGCCGCCGCCCACATCTTCCACACCAACGCCGTCTGCTCCGGTGGTGTCTTACCCCTACGGCATGCCGCACTCGGGGTCCAGCGTTCCCCTCCATCAGCTGCAGTGGCCGAACTCGCCATCGTCGCTGCCCGCCTGGCTGCAGGCCCAGATGGCGGCCTCCGCGCCGATCTACTCGACAGCTGTCTCCTCTACGCCAGCGACTCCGGCTCCGTCATCAACGATCGCGGCCTCTTCCCTGCCCCCCACCGGCGACATCTTCTATGGGGGGGTAGATGGACCGTTGTTCCAgggagcacctccaccctcggccgGCCAATACACAGGGATGGTCGACCCCGGCCTTGCTGCGGCGCTCGCCTTGGGTGGCGCCCATGCCGGGCCCAAATTCTACAAGCTGGAGTTCCCGACATTCGATGGATCGGTGGACCCCCTCAACTAG